The Mustelus asterias chromosome 30, sMusAst1.hap1.1, whole genome shotgun sequence DNA segment actgacaatttcagtttccacaaaacatttctctatctcatttatcttgagctgtaatccccatcccacacactctctcttgtccctgagctgaaatcaaacacattgcctcatctccactctgagcccagctccctctccctccagctggattcagtcctccagaccatgtacagactgagagtacaatcaaggagtcaattattttccttccaagtcaggggacgtgcagccccactgactctgttgttaccacaatgggcacacgtgctctgctcaccaatgaaacaccgcggtgaccattaacatgggcctgttccgaggaaaggctccattttatttgtgccacaacagcaggggaattacctcctgcacaggcacaaaggtatcatcagtcacagaaaataattgcagctggtgtctcaaacctcattttaccatttgctcccagacattctcaattcaattttgaaatgcaaactgaaatctggcaTTGTGGGGTAAATcaaaacacattttaatggtcattttcagaatgactattcccgagaattaattcccaagtcagtaaattaaaattctcatcagcaatgtaggcagcacagtggttagcactgctgcctcacagctccagggacctgggtttgattcccaacctgGGTCGCTGTCCGTGTAGAGTCTgcctgttttccccatgtctgcgtgggttttgtccagatgctccagtttcctcccatcgtccaaagatgtgccagttaggtgcattggccatgctaaattgccccttagtgtcctgggatgagtaggttagagggattagcgggttacatatgtggggttacgggaacagggccgaggtgggattgttgtcggtgcagactcgacgggccgaataacctccttcagcagtgtagggattctatgaaatacattgggagaattgctattttaatgggtattttcacaaatgctataaaatgatttttcaaaacaaattaatattttcttcaacagatgcttaataaataaaaagtattttATAAAACAACCACCCAATATGGGGTTCTGGATTCTAactcagggtttctgagctccaggaaccacaaactgaaccagccgggaattgtctccacaaaacttccccaactccctcccgggaaaaagctgcaaacctgggagctgcagctttttactgggggtgttggggcctccagcgggtgtttgtgaatcctccccgcccacctcccagggtttcctcccttcccagagatcagagtcctcattgatttgaggccaaagtgtaacctcttatttattgtccccctcccccatcctctgatgtgaaccatcctccagtggctgagccaggatggggccgttaacctgggcctgttcccgggagggagggagggagaagccccgcagctgcaaaccagggagctgacaatgattctgaagggtttgcggatccacaaagtgtttccaaatcctcccagccaccgcctaacgctgactccgcttctccgggacaaacaagcgccaaggacagcaatgacactgcgcatgctccacatcacaatgcccgggcactgattgacggcagctcctgaccaataggaagagggggcggggctggaggaccgagcgggagcgggctggtcctccaaccaattggAGTGAACGAGGGGCGggaagtgcgggtaatggcgccGGACAGACGATTTTAactcggaagcgagatcaataccagGTAGAGGGCGGTGCGCGGGGAGCGATGAATccagcgggtgggtggagagactttgtaaacacgTTGTTCAAatccaaaccccggaaatgaacttcccggtccccccccccctttgtaccaaatggagcggcagcttgtagtgttagacccgggctgactgccgccattgaggctgcatgtgggaggccggcagggattgtgatcggagagtgaagccctgacgtcacaatggaatgggtgagagtgtgatgtcacaatgcaatgggtgagtgtgacgtcacaatggaatgggtgagagtgtgtcatcacaatggaatgggtgagggtgtgacgtcacaatggaatgggtgagggtgggatgtcacaatggaatgggtgagagtgtgacgtcacaatggaatgggtgagtgtgacgtcacaatggaatgggtgagggtgtgacgtcacaatggaatgggtgagggttccagatgagctgagactgggctggagtcgggcgatgacactgacatgtggcccggtggcacagtggttagtgcagctgcctaacagcgccagggacccgggttcaattccagcctcgggtcgctgtctgtgcagagtttctacattctccccgtgtctgtgtgggtttcctccgggtgttccggtttccctccacagtccaaagatgtgccggttagacggattggccatgataaattgtcacttGGTCTCAGGGGGATGAACAGGTAAATATCTGGAtagcgattgttgtcagtgcaggctcgatgggctgaatggcctccttctacactgtattttattattcatttttattaattaattactattaatgcttccatgaatgaaggtggtcttgatgatgatgtggacatgtggctggaagctcatcttgggatgaactatttcaccctggttatgaacagcctggttcagcctcagacagttgccaggaggagagataaagttgttggcgggggagtggagtttgtagtggggactgaacacaatgggttcagtcttcccagtatttatatgaaataaatttctgttctttcagtactggatgtcagacaagtcaggatggtgtgtgggttggagagGAGCTTGGAGCTCatggtgttcacagggtttggaaattctgtcaaagttcctgttgagttatagatgtataaaatctctctcctcacctccggcctctcctacttctctctgtttccactcagagtgtggagatgccggcgttggactggggtaagcacagtaagtaatctcacaacagcaggtgagaatccatagatatggatggagatttacaactttttgggaatgaaataggaaagattgttcgatagaaactagaattgtctgctctgaatttctatcctatactgactgtgatgacttttgcaaactcatttcacaggattttcaatgaggaatcacaggcaaaaatctcagCGTCACAtctagacagagtcatattccttgggatctgaatatcttgtaatatggaactgtagctacgttatatatttccagacatctcttccctcagagggttgttagtcttttggatttctcttccacagggaccagtggaggctgaggatcattgaatatattccagttagacagatctttgactgacaagggtgtcaagggttatggggaacagaagattttggagcaaaagctaatatgtggggggatttcttcactgaaggatgtggtaaagctttggaattctcaacccctaaggacagtgaagcctcagtcatcaactattttcaagagagagattgattggtttctagatattgaggatatcaagggatatgggtttagtgtgtggagaatgatgctgaggtagatgaacgaattatctcattgaatagtttaaaaggctcgatgggccaaatggccgactgcagctcctatttgttatggtctctgtgtccaggacaggaagcagtgagcatggatctgtcaatcagcctcaatcagcaccttcaggagaattgggagggtgaatattagatacagcagagtgagaatggagggagagtgtgtgggatggagatttacagctttttgggactgaaataggaaagaatgttccatggaaactagaattgtctgttctgaatttctatcctgtactgacactgatgacttttgtaaacccgttttacaggatattgaaagaggaatcacaggccgaaatctcaaacgtcacatctagatctgacagagtcatattccttgggaactgaatatcatcggcctttgaatctagaaggagaaatggttgtccggtctgtcgatttgaaaagatttcaaacatcagtgtgactggaaaagcaccaacacactgccacactcgagtgagagtgttccaatgcactgactaaagagcttcaaccagttacacagcctgaataaatatcacaccattcacagcggggagagactgtactcgtgttctgtgtgtggacgaggcttcaactgattgtccacccaagacagaggcaaggacacctgcaccatggagaaaccatggaaatgtgcagactctgggaagagatacagagtccCATCTCTGCtagaagctcatcggcgcagccacactggggagaggccgttcatctgctctcagtgtgggaagggattcactcggtcatctgacctgcagacacaccaccgagttcacactggggagagaccgttcacctgctctcagtgtggggagggattcactcagtcatcccacctgcagagacaccagcgggttcacactggggagagaccattcacctgctctcagtgtggggagggattcactcagtcatccagcctgcaggcacaccagcgagttcacactggggagaggccattcagctgctctcagtgtgggaaaggattcacttgttcatcccacctgcggaggcaccagcgagttcacacgggggagagaccatttacgtgttctcagtgtggggagggattcactcagtcatccagcctgcgggcacaccagcgagttcacactggggagaggccattcagctgctctcagtgtgggaagggattcacttgttcatccagcctgcagatacaccagcgagttcacactggggagaggccattcagctgctctcagtgtgggaagggattcactcagttatccaacctgcagaaacaccagcgagttcatactggggagaggccattcagctgctctcagtgtggggagggattcacttgttcatccagcctgcagaggcaccagcaagttcacactggggagagaccattcagctgctctcagtgtggggagggattctgtgatccatccagcctgcggaggcaccagcgagttcacaccggggagagaccattcacctgctctgattgtggcaagggattcagtcaatcatccaacctggtaaagcaccagcgaattcatactggggacaggccattcacctgctccgtgtgtgggaagggattcactcagtcacctcacctgctgaaacaccatcatgttcacgagtgactgcaaggactgaattttgctgttaatcacatcgaggtcccaaccattttcattggtgtctgtttctgctgatgttaataaaccctggcccagttgtaagatttgtattgtggattgtctcggctgagtcctgaactcgtaaataaaaacaagaagtgctgtaaaaactcagcaggtctgacagcatctctggagagagaaacagagctactgttttgacactgaagaagagtcacattcaactggaaacattaactgttcctgtctttacagattctgtcagacgtactgagattttgcagcaacttctgtttttagaatgacggtgaataaagaacaatacagcacaggaacaggcccttcggccctccaagcccgcgccgctccctggtccaaacgagaccattcttttgtatccctccattcccactccattcatgtggctatctagataagtcttaaacgttcccagtgtgtccgcctccaccaccctgcctggcagcgcattccaggcccccaccaccctctgtgtaaaatatgtccttctgatatccgtgttaaacgccccccccccccgcccctccccccctgccctcaccttgaacctatgacccctcgtgaacgtcaccaccgacctgggaaaaagcttcccagcgttcaccctatctatgcctttcataattttatacacctctattaggtcacccctcatcctccgtctttccagtgagaacaaccccagtttacccaatctctcctcataactaagcccttccataccaggcaacatcctggtaaacctcctctgtactctctctaaagcctccacgtccttatggtagtgtggcgaccagaactgggcgcagtattccaaatgcggccgaaccaacgttctatacatctgcaacatcagaccccaacttttatactctatgccccgtcctataaaggcaagcatgccatatgccttcttcaccaccttctccacctgtgacgtcgccttcaaggatctgtggacttgcacacccaggtctctctgcgtatctacaccctttatggttctgccatttatcgtatagctcctccctacattattcctaccaaaatgcatcacttcgcatttatcagggttgaactccacctgccatttctttgcccaggacgagaaggggggatgtaataactggaaatgagaaaatggctgtggcattgaacaggtattttgtgtcggtcttcacagtggaagacacaaagaacatgccaaaaattgatgacaggaaggctatggcaggtgagaacctagaaactctcatcacgaaagaggtagtgttgggcaagttaatggggcgaaaggtagacaagtctcctggtcctgatggaatgcatcccagggtaataaaagagatggcgggagaaatagcaaatgcactagcggtaatttaccaaaatccgctggactctggggtggttcctgcagattgaaaacagcaaatgtgacgccactgtttaaaaaaggaggtagacaaaaggcaggtaactataggccggttagcttaacttctgtagtagggaaaatgcttgaatctatcatcaaggaagaaatagcgagacatctggatataaattagaacatagaacatagaacatagaacattacagcgcagaacaggcccttcggcccacgatgttgcaccgaccagttaaaaaaaaaactgtgaccctccaacctaaaccaatttcttttcgtccatgaacctatctacggatctcttaaacgcccccaaactaggcgcatttacaactgatgctggcagggcattccaatccctcaccaccctctgggtaaagaacctacccctgacatcggttctataactaccccccctcaatttaaagccatgccccctcgtgctggatttctccatcagaggaaaaaggctatcactatccaccctatctaaacctctaatcatcttatatgtttcaataagatcccctcttagccgccgcctttccagcgaaaacaatcccaaatccctcagcctctcctcataggatctcccctccataccaggcaacatcctggtaaacctcctctgcaccctctccaaagcctccacatccttcctgtaatgtgggg contains these protein-coding regions:
- the LOC144480731 gene encoding uncharacterized protein LOC144480731, with the protein product MEKPWKCADSGKRYRVPSLLEAHRRSHTGERPFICSQCGKGFTRSSDLQTHHRVHTGERPFTCSQCGEGFTQSSHLQRHQRVHTGERPFTCSQCGEGFTQSSSLQAHQRVHTGERPFSCSQCGKGFTCSSHLRRHQRVHTGERPFTCSQCGEGFTQSSSLRAHQRVHTGERPFSCSQCGKGFTCSSSLQIHQRVHTGERPFSCSQCGKGFTQLSNLQKHQRVHTGERPFSCSQCGEGFTCSSSLQRHQQVHTGERPFSCSQCGEGFCDPSSLRRHQRVHTGERPFTCSDCGKGFSQSSNLVKHQRIHTGDRPFTCSVCGKGFTQSPHLLKHHLEEKSTVHSGEKLYMCSVCGQDFNQSSGLWEHNCSHNREMAWKCEDCGKEFNYPSLLETHRRSHTGERPFICSQCGKRFTQLSSLNIHQRTHAEERQFTCSQCGKGFNQSSNLAIHQRVHTGEKPFTCSECGKGFSHSSTLLIHQRTHTQERPFTCSQCGKGFADSSTLLKYQRVHTGERPFTCSQCGKGFAQSATLFTHQRIHTGERPFTCSVCGKGFSRSSTLLTHQRVHTGEKPFICSVCGKGFNHSSNLAIHQRIHTEERPFTCSVCEKGFNQSSKLAIHQRVHTGERPFTCLQCGKGYVTSSNLLTHQRIHN